Proteins co-encoded in one Kribbella qitaiheensis genomic window:
- a CDS encoding MOSC and FAD-binding oxidoreductase domain-containing protein has translation MGLPWQQGPLAREAAGKSSILSVNVGMPKDVAWNGKTVFTGIWKYPVDGPAMVRRLNIDGDGQGDKGGHGGEQRAVMVYQLESYQYWQEYFGRDDFSFGQFGENFTVAGMPDDEVCIGDRYRIGAAEFEVTQPRVTCYRVGLRMGEPELPSLLVAHHRPGFYLRVITEGEVQAGDQIVKTRTGPNALSVAAVDALLYLPDRDPEVLRRATEIPALSPGWQTSFRDLLETSSENEPSWPGFRPLQVTNVVAENSMVSSIYLSAPDGTPLPAAQAGQYLTLKIADPDIRVPVRSYSLSSAPGSDGYRISVKHEPYGVVSGYLTTKLRPGTVVEAAAPRGDFVLGTATGPALLISAGIGLTPVLAMLHQLASVRSTREVWWIHSARGPQEHALAAEARELLALLPNAREHIYYSGTTGRLTKDKLLELALPAEASAYICGPASFMADMREALIAAELEPDRIHTELFGALPPINPGIAGQVSRPPHQPPGPPGTGRMVTFARSGISTPFAKTTLLELAEACDVPTRWSCRTGVCHTCVTPVLSGQVTYSPTPLEPAAEGEALICCARPTSDIVLDM, from the coding sequence ATGGGCCTGCCCTGGCAACAGGGGCCACTCGCTAGGGAAGCGGCCGGCAAGTCCTCGATCCTGTCGGTGAACGTCGGGATGCCGAAAGACGTGGCGTGGAACGGCAAAACCGTCTTCACGGGTATCTGGAAGTATCCGGTCGACGGACCCGCGATGGTCCGCCGGCTCAACATCGACGGTGACGGCCAGGGCGACAAGGGTGGGCACGGCGGCGAGCAGCGGGCCGTGATGGTCTACCAGCTCGAGTCCTACCAGTACTGGCAGGAGTACTTCGGCCGCGACGACTTCAGCTTCGGCCAGTTCGGCGAGAACTTCACCGTCGCCGGGATGCCCGACGACGAGGTCTGTATCGGCGACCGGTATCGCATCGGTGCGGCCGAGTTCGAGGTGACCCAGCCGCGCGTCACCTGCTACCGGGTCGGCCTGCGGATGGGCGAGCCCGAGCTTCCTTCGCTGCTGGTCGCTCACCACCGCCCGGGCTTCTACCTGCGGGTCATCACCGAAGGAGAGGTCCAGGCCGGCGATCAGATCGTGAAGACGAGGACCGGTCCCAACGCCTTGTCGGTCGCCGCGGTGGACGCGCTGCTCTATCTGCCCGACCGCGATCCGGAGGTCCTGCGCCGCGCCACCGAGATCCCCGCGCTCAGCCCAGGCTGGCAGACGTCGTTCCGCGACCTGCTGGAGACCTCTTCCGAGAACGAGCCTTCTTGGCCCGGTTTCCGGCCGCTACAGGTCACGAACGTGGTCGCCGAGAACTCGATGGTCTCGTCGATCTACCTGTCCGCGCCTGACGGGACACCCTTGCCAGCTGCTCAGGCCGGCCAGTACCTGACGCTGAAGATCGCCGACCCGGACATCCGGGTCCCGGTTCGCAGCTACTCGTTGTCGTCCGCTCCCGGCAGCGACGGCTACCGGATCAGCGTGAAGCACGAGCCGTACGGCGTGGTCAGCGGTTATCTGACCACCAAACTTCGGCCCGGCACTGTCGTCGAGGCGGCCGCTCCGCGCGGAGATTTCGTGCTCGGGACAGCCACCGGTCCGGCCCTGCTCATCTCGGCCGGGATCGGACTCACGCCGGTGCTGGCCATGCTGCATCAGCTCGCGAGCGTCCGCAGTACGCGGGAGGTTTGGTGGATCCACAGCGCACGCGGGCCGCAGGAACATGCGTTGGCCGCGGAGGCACGTGAGTTGCTCGCGTTGTTGCCGAACGCGCGCGAGCACATCTACTACAGCGGCACCACGGGCCGCCTGACGAAAGACAAGCTGCTGGAGTTGGCGCTCCCGGCCGAGGCGAGTGCGTACATCTGCGGGCCGGCTTCGTTCATGGCCGACATGCGAGAGGCCTTGATCGCGGCCGAACTCGAGCCGGATCGCATCCACACCGAGCTGTTCGGTGCCCTGCCGCCGATCAACCCCGGGATCGCCGGGCAGGTCAGCCGTCCACCGCACCAGCCACCGGGTCCACCCGGAACCGGCCGGATGGTGACCTTCGCCCGGAGCGGCATCTCAACCCCGTTCGCCAAAACCACCCTGCTCGAACTGGCTGAAGCCTGCGACGTCCCGACCCGCTGGAGCTGCCGCACCGGCGTCTGCCACACCTGCGTAACCCCGGTCCTCTCCGGCCAGGTCACCTACTCCCCCACCCCACTGGAACCGGCGGCCGAAGGCGAAGCGCTCATCTGCTGCGCCCGCCCGACCAGCGACATCGTGCTCGACATGTAG
- a CDS encoding YchJ family protein, which yields MAELCPCGLDAGYDDCCGRLHRGKAAATAEQLMRSRYVAYVVHDAAYLLRTWAAASRPPHLTFEENFEWTALDILNTAGGSAFHTEGTVEFRAHYLADGQPGDQHEISHFARENDLWVYVKGA from the coding sequence ATGGCCGAACTTTGTCCGTGTGGACTCGACGCTGGTTATGACGACTGCTGCGGACGCCTGCACCGGGGGAAGGCGGCGGCGACCGCCGAGCAGCTGATGCGCTCGCGGTACGTCGCTTATGTCGTCCACGACGCCGCCTACCTGCTCCGCACCTGGGCTGCGGCGAGCCGCCCACCGCATCTCACCTTCGAAGAGAACTTCGAATGGACCGCCCTCGACATCCTCAACACGGCCGGCGGCAGCGCCTTCCACACCGAAGGCACCGTCGAATTCCGCGCCCACTACCTGGCCGACGGACAACCAGGCGACCAGCACGAGATCAGCCACTTCGCCCGGGAGAACGACCTCTGGGTCTACGTCAAAGGCGCCTAA
- a CDS encoding HelD family protein: MVESVPVPALPELRTERIFLDEARAALARMHADVLVRDIPVIGGEDNDERFTNEANARAHQNRVLALVDLPDVPLFFGLLDYEPGTIEGIDQIHIGRRHVHDGSGVPLVVDWRARVSVPFYRATAGDRQHVVLRRRYGFSDAAELTGFEDEPLVGVIESDQADKFLRAEIERPRTGPMRDIVATIQPEQDDLVRAPLHPSVCVQGAPGTGKTAVGLHRVAYLLYTERERLSRGGVVIVGPNSSFLSYIRKVLPALGEVDVRQITIEELITRPATASDEAENARVKGDARMADVLRKALWSYVGKPAEGILYSKGSRRFRVHDYQLGEIVSALYQSTRYAPGRNALAQRVAHAVLVQMEQSGDSPDDRVQNAVARSKPVKDLLAAVWPQVVPEQVLHRLFSDAEFLAQSADELTEDERTALLRPKARGSWKSAKWSVADAVLLDELEDLIERRSGSLGHLVLDEAQDLSAMQLRALGRRCRTGSATVLGDVAQATTPWAAGSWDRVLGHLDKADAVIAELDRGFRVPDQIIDFAAKLLPQIAPTLGVPRGVRTVADALSIVPADELSFADAIVAACRTALTGEGSVALIAADDQVAGLRDALAAAGLQPALLGASEDAMESSRLVCAPASLAKGLEFDAVVVAEPARIVAAEPRGLQRLYVVLTRAVSHLRIIHAEPLPAALNR, encoded by the coding sequence ATGGTCGAATCCGTACCTGTCCCTGCTTTGCCCGAACTCCGAACCGAACGAATCTTCCTGGACGAGGCCCGCGCCGCGCTGGCCCGCATGCACGCCGACGTGCTGGTGCGAGACATCCCGGTCATCGGCGGTGAGGACAACGACGAACGCTTCACCAACGAGGCCAACGCCCGTGCCCACCAGAACAGGGTGCTGGCCCTGGTCGACCTGCCGGACGTGCCGCTGTTCTTCGGCCTGCTCGACTACGAGCCCGGCACCATCGAGGGGATCGACCAGATCCACATCGGCCGCCGGCACGTGCACGACGGCAGCGGCGTCCCGCTCGTCGTCGACTGGCGGGCCAGGGTGTCGGTGCCGTTCTACCGGGCGACGGCGGGCGACCGGCAACACGTCGTACTGCGGCGTCGCTACGGCTTCTCCGATGCGGCCGAGCTGACCGGTTTCGAGGACGAGCCGCTGGTCGGAGTCATCGAGTCCGATCAGGCCGACAAGTTCCTGCGGGCCGAGATCGAGCGGCCGCGGACCGGGCCGATGCGCGACATCGTGGCCACCATCCAGCCGGAGCAGGACGACCTGGTCCGGGCGCCGTTGCATCCTTCCGTCTGCGTGCAGGGTGCGCCCGGTACCGGTAAGACAGCCGTCGGCCTGCACCGCGTGGCATACCTGCTTTACACCGAGCGCGAGCGGCTGAGTCGTGGCGGTGTCGTGATCGTCGGGCCGAACAGTTCGTTCCTCTCCTATATCCGCAAGGTGCTGCCCGCGCTAGGCGAGGTCGACGTACGGCAGATCACGATCGAAGAGCTGATCACCCGGCCCGCGACGGCGTCGGACGAGGCGGAGAACGCGCGGGTCAAGGGTGATGCCCGGATGGCCGACGTACTGCGGAAGGCCTTGTGGTCGTACGTCGGTAAGCCGGCCGAGGGAATCCTTTACAGCAAGGGATCCAGGCGCTTTCGGGTGCATGACTACCAGCTCGGGGAGATCGTCTCCGCGCTGTACCAATCGACCAGATACGCCCCTGGCCGGAATGCTCTCGCGCAGCGGGTCGCGCACGCCGTACTGGTTCAGATGGAGCAGAGCGGCGATTCGCCGGACGATCGGGTGCAGAATGCCGTCGCCCGGTCGAAGCCCGTGAAGGATCTGCTCGCCGCGGTGTGGCCGCAGGTCGTGCCTGAGCAGGTGCTGCACCGGTTGTTCTCCGACGCGGAATTCCTGGCGCAGTCGGCCGACGAGCTCACCGAGGACGAACGTACTGCGCTGCTTCGGCCCAAGGCGCGTGGTTCCTGGAAATCGGCGAAGTGGTCGGTCGCGGACGCGGTGCTGCTCGACGAGCTGGAGGACCTGATCGAGCGTCGGTCCGGCTCACTCGGCCACCTCGTCCTGGATGAGGCGCAGGACCTGTCGGCGATGCAGTTGCGCGCTCTCGGGCGGCGCTGCCGGACCGGGTCGGCGACCGTCCTCGGCGACGTGGCCCAGGCGACGACCCCGTGGGCTGCCGGCTCCTGGGACCGGGTGCTCGGCCACCTCGACAAGGCGGATGCCGTCATCGCCGAGCTCGATCGGGGGTTCCGCGTACCGGACCAGATCATCGACTTCGCGGCGAAGCTGCTGCCACAGATCGCACCGACGCTCGGCGTACCGCGTGGTGTCCGTACGGTCGCCGACGCGCTCTCGATCGTCCCGGCCGACGAGCTCTCGTTCGCGGACGCGATCGTCGCCGCCTGCAGGACCGCACTCACCGGCGAAGGCTCGGTCGCACTCATCGCGGCCGACGACCAGGTCGCCGGGTTGCGTGACGCACTCGCCGCCGCCGGCCTTCAGCCGGCGCTCCTCGGCGCCAGCGAGGACGCGATGGAATCGTCCCGCCTGGTCTGTGCCCCCGCCTCTCTCGCGAAGGGCCTCGAATTCGACGCGGTCGTCGTTGCCGAACCGGCCCGCATCGTGGCCGCCGAACCCCGCGGCCTCCAGCGCCTGTACGTCGTACTCACCCGAGCCGTCAGCCACCTCCGGATCATCCACGCGGAACCGTTGCCCGCGGCCCTGAACCGGTAA
- a CDS encoding NADP-dependent isocitrate dehydrogenase, protein MTESTIIYTHTDEAPALATYSLLPVIQAYAAQAGVGVETRDISLAGRIIAVFGDHLTQDQRIPDALAELGDLAKTPGANIIKLPNVSASIPQLKAAIVELQSQGYALPEYPDEPKTDAERDIRTRYDSTKGSAVNPVLREGNSDRRAPASVKNYAKTHPHRMGAWTPESKTNVATMAADDFRSTEKSAVIESDGTLRIEFVGADGETSVLRESIPVLAAEVVDSSVMHVAALREFLTAQLAQAKTDGVLFSVHLKATMMKVSDPIVFGHVVRAFFPKTFAQYGETLAAAGLSPNDGLGGIYTGLAALADGDAIKASFDAELADGPALAMVDSDKGITNLHVPSDVIVDASMPAMIRTSGHMWGPDGGEHDTLAVLPDSSYAGIYQVVLDDCRAYGAFDPSTMGSVPNVGLMAQKAEEYGSHDKTFELAAAGTVRMVDADGNVVLEQAVEAGDIFRACQTKDAPIRDWVKLAVTRARATGDPAVFWLDETRAHDANLIGKVVKYLTEHDTEGLIIKILAPVDAIKYSLERIRRGENTISVTGNVLRDYLTDLFPILELGTSAKMLSVVPLMAGGGLFETGAGGSAPKHVQQLVKENYLRWDSLGEFFALAASFEHLAQTTDNARAQVLADTLDRATATFLNEDKSPTRRVGGIDNRGSHFYLSLYWAQELAKQTDDAELAKAFTTVAETLAANEQTIIEELLAVQGSPVGLGGYYQPDPAKAAAIMRPSKTWNDTLATLS, encoded by the coding sequence GTGACTGAGTCGACCATCATCTACACCCATACGGACGAGGCCCCGGCCCTGGCGACGTACTCGCTCCTGCCGGTGATCCAGGCGTACGCCGCGCAGGCCGGTGTGGGCGTGGAGACCCGGGACATCTCGCTGGCCGGGCGGATCATCGCCGTCTTCGGCGACCACCTGACGCAGGACCAGCGGATCCCGGACGCGCTCGCCGAGCTCGGCGACCTGGCCAAGACGCCGGGTGCGAACATCATCAAGCTGCCGAACGTCTCCGCCTCGATCCCGCAGCTCAAGGCCGCGATCGTGGAGCTGCAGAGCCAGGGCTACGCGCTCCCGGAGTACCCGGACGAACCGAAGACCGACGCCGAGCGGGACATCCGCACCCGCTACGACAGCACCAAGGGCTCCGCCGTCAACCCGGTCCTGCGCGAGGGCAACTCCGACCGCCGCGCACCCGCCTCGGTGAAGAACTACGCCAAGACCCACCCGCACCGGATGGGCGCCTGGACCCCTGAGTCGAAGACCAACGTCGCGACGATGGCCGCCGACGACTTCCGCTCGACCGAGAAGTCGGCTGTGATCGAGTCCGACGGCACGCTCCGGATCGAGTTCGTCGGCGCCGACGGCGAGACGTCCGTACTGCGTGAGTCGATCCCGGTCCTGGCCGCCGAGGTCGTCGACTCCTCGGTGATGCACGTCGCCGCGCTGCGCGAGTTCCTGACCGCCCAGCTCGCTCAGGCGAAGACCGACGGCGTGCTGTTCTCGGTGCACCTGAAGGCCACCATGATGAAGGTCTCCGACCCGATCGTCTTCGGCCACGTCGTCCGCGCCTTCTTCCCGAAGACGTTCGCGCAGTACGGCGAGACGCTGGCCGCGGCTGGGCTGTCCCCGAACGACGGCCTCGGCGGGATCTACACAGGGCTGGCCGCACTGGCCGACGGTGACGCGATCAAGGCCTCCTTCGACGCCGAGCTGGCCGACGGCCCGGCGCTGGCGATGGTGGACTCCGACAAGGGCATCACGAACCTGCACGTGCCGTCCGACGTGATCGTCGACGCTTCGATGCCGGCGATGATCCGCACCTCCGGGCACATGTGGGGTCCGGACGGCGGGGAGCACGACACCCTCGCCGTACTGCCGGACAGCAGCTACGCCGGGATCTACCAGGTCGTCCTCGACGACTGCCGCGCGTACGGCGCCTTCGACCCGTCGACGATGGGCTCGGTCCCGAACGTCGGTCTGATGGCGCAGAAGGCCGAGGAGTACGGCAGCCACGACAAGACCTTCGAGCTCGCGGCCGCCGGTACCGTCCGGATGGTCGATGCCGACGGCAACGTCGTACTGGAGCAGGCGGTCGAGGCCGGCGACATCTTCCGTGCCTGCCAGACCAAGGACGCGCCGATCCGCGACTGGGTCAAGCTGGCCGTCACGCGGGCCCGGGCAACCGGTGACCCGGCGGTGTTCTGGCTCGACGAGACCCGCGCACACGACGCGAACCTGATCGGCAAGGTCGTGAAGTACCTGACCGAGCACGACACCGAGGGCCTGATCATCAAGATCCTGGCGCCGGTGGACGCGATCAAGTACTCCCTCGAGCGGATCCGGCGCGGTGAGAACACCATCTCCGTCACCGGTAACGTGCTGCGCGACTACCTGACCGACCTGTTCCCGATCCTGGAGCTGGGCACCAGCGCGAAGATGCTGTCGGTCGTGCCGCTGATGGCCGGTGGCGGTCTGTTCGAGACCGGCGCCGGCGGCTCGGCGCCGAAGCACGTCCAGCAGTTGGTGAAGGAGAACTACCTGCGCTGGGACAGCCTCGGCGAGTTCTTCGCCCTGGCCGCGAGCTTCGAGCACCTGGCGCAGACGACCGACAACGCGCGGGCGCAGGTCCTCGCTGACACACTGGACCGCGCGACGGCGACGTTCCTGAACGAGGACAAGTCCCCGACCCGTCGCGTCGGTGGGATCGACAACCGCGGCAGCCACTTCTACCTGTCCCTGTACTGGGCGCAGGAGCTGGCCAAGCAGACCGACGACGCCGAGCTGGCCAAGGCTTTCACCACCGTGGCCGAGACCCTCGCCGCCAACGAGCAGACCATCATCGAGGAGCTCCTCGCGGTACAGGGCTCACCGGTCGGCCTCGGCGGCTACTACCAGCCCGACCCCGCCAAGGCCGCAGCCATCATGCGCCCGTCCAAAACCTGGAACGACACCCTCGCAACCCTCAGCTGA
- a CDS encoding chitobiase/beta-hexosaminidase C-terminal domain-containing protein has product MPSPETTRRRSRRRATLIAIVLAVCSTLLVGGVATAADDYTQSAASLNATQAQISFTPTTSALYVDVHYTVTGQGQQNVRMTLSSGTWRTTVSGLSTGTVVDYWFTYEKSGPQYDTPHFSYTHGGSTTTAVATPTFSPAGGQYSSAQTVTISTTTSGATIRYTVDGSTPTASSTLYSGPISVPSSRTVNAIGIKSGLTNSTVAGATYTIGSTPASCPTQSDVPNFGPNTRIFDPSMSSATIQAQLDADFNAQKDTLTAQMANRRVAHLFKPGAYSVHDDVGYYTSVAGLGQNPGDVVINGAITVDAFNASDQGVALQNFWRSAENMAVNPVGGSDRWAVAQAAPFRRMDIRGNLQLYPASYGFASGGYIADTKVSGETASISQQQWYTRDSNLGSWAGGVWNMVFSGTTGAPATTFPNPPETTLGTTPVSRDVPYLYIDGAGKYRVFTPSLRTNASGASWANGSTPGTSIPMSQFYVVKAGDTASSINSALSSGCNLFFTPGVYHLNQTLNVTKANTVVLGIGYPTLIPDNGVNAMQVADVDGVRLKGLLFDAGTTNSAALLTVGPSGSAASHAANPTTLQDVFFRIGGSIAGHATTSLVVNSNNTIIDHIWAWRADHGNAGTWGWTQATGDTGLLVNGNNVLASGLFVEHYQKSQVIWNGQGGKTIFFQNEMPYDVPNQASWNRPSGRNGYPAYKVGDNVTSHEAWGLGSYNFFNVNPSVSAYNAFEVPNNANVRFHSLCTVSLNYQGVITHVINDTGAVTPPGTVPVNVVSYP; this is encoded by the coding sequence ATGCCTAGTCCCGAAACAACCCGCCGACGGTCGCGCCGGCGCGCGACCTTGATCGCGATCGTCCTGGCCGTCTGCTCGACCCTCCTGGTGGGCGGCGTAGCGACGGCGGCCGACGACTACACGCAGTCGGCCGCGTCGCTGAACGCGACCCAGGCCCAGATCTCGTTCACCCCGACCACGTCGGCGCTCTATGTCGACGTGCACTACACCGTCACCGGCCAAGGGCAGCAGAACGTCCGCATGACCCTCAGCAGCGGCACCTGGCGGACGACAGTGAGCGGGCTGTCCACAGGGACCGTCGTCGACTACTGGTTCACGTACGAGAAGAGCGGCCCGCAGTACGACACGCCACACTTCTCCTACACCCACGGCGGTAGTACGACTACGGCTGTCGCGACGCCGACCTTCTCGCCGGCGGGTGGCCAGTACTCGTCCGCCCAGACGGTGACGATCTCCACCACCACCTCGGGCGCCACCATCCGCTACACGGTCGACGGGTCCACGCCGACGGCGTCCTCGACGCTCTACAGCGGCCCGATCAGTGTTCCGTCGTCGCGCACGGTCAACGCGATCGGCATCAAGTCCGGCCTGACGAATTCGACCGTGGCGGGTGCGACGTACACGATCGGCAGTACGCCGGCGAGTTGCCCGACGCAGTCCGACGTACCGAACTTCGGCCCGAACACCCGCATCTTTGACCCGAGCATGTCGTCGGCGACCATCCAAGCGCAGCTCGACGCGGACTTCAACGCGCAGAAGGACACCCTGACCGCGCAGATGGCCAACCGCCGGGTCGCGCACCTGTTCAAGCCCGGCGCCTACAGCGTGCACGACGACGTCGGCTACTACACCTCGGTCGCGGGCCTCGGCCAGAACCCGGGTGACGTGGTCATCAACGGCGCGATCACGGTCGACGCTTTCAACGCTTCCGACCAGGGCGTGGCGCTGCAGAACTTCTGGCGGTCCGCGGAGAACATGGCCGTCAACCCGGTCGGCGGCTCGGATCGCTGGGCCGTCGCGCAGGCCGCGCCGTTCCGCCGGATGGATATCCGCGGCAACCTGCAGCTCTACCCGGCCAGCTACGGCTTCGCCAGCGGTGGCTACATCGCCGACACGAAGGTGTCCGGCGAGACCGCGTCCATCTCGCAGCAGCAGTGGTACACCCGGGACAGCAACCTCGGCAGTTGGGCCGGTGGCGTCTGGAACATGGTCTTCTCCGGTACTACGGGCGCTCCCGCGACCACCTTCCCGAACCCGCCCGAGACCACCCTGGGCACCACGCCGGTCTCACGCGACGTGCCGTATCTGTACATCGACGGGGCGGGCAAGTACCGCGTCTTCACGCCGTCGCTGCGCACCAACGCGTCGGGCGCGAGCTGGGCGAACGGCTCCACCCCTGGTACGTCGATCCCGATGAGCCAGTTCTACGTGGTGAAGGCGGGCGACACCGCGTCGTCCATCAACTCCGCACTGTCGTCCGGCTGCAACCTGTTCTTCACCCCGGGCGTCTACCACCTCAACCAGACGCTGAACGTGACGAAGGCCAACACCGTCGTGCTCGGTATCGGCTACCCGACGTTGATCCCGGACAACGGCGTCAACGCGATGCAGGTCGCCGATGTCGACGGCGTACGGCTGAAGGGCCTGCTGTTCGATGCCGGTACGACGAACTCGGCGGCGCTGCTGACCGTCGGTCCGTCGGGCTCCGCCGCGAGCCACGCGGCGAACCCGACCACCCTGCAGGACGTGTTCTTCCGCATCGGCGGGTCGATCGCCGGCCACGCCACCACGAGTCTCGTTGTCAACAGCAACAACACGATCATCGACCACATCTGGGCCTGGCGAGCCGACCACGGTAATGCCGGGACGTGGGGCTGGACGCAGGCGACCGGCGATACCGGATTGCTTGTCAACGGCAACAACGTGCTGGCGAGCGGGCTGTTCGTGGAGCACTACCAGAAGAGCCAGGTGATCTGGAACGGCCAGGGTGGCAAGACGATCTTCTTCCAGAACGAGATGCCGTACGACGTGCCCAACCAGGCGAGCTGGAACCGGCCGAGTGGGCGCAACGGCTACCCGGCGTACAAGGTGGGGGACAACGTCACCTCGCACGAGGCGTGGGGGTTGGGCAGTTACAACTTCTTCAACGTCAACCCGTCCGTCAGTGCCTACAACGCGTTCGAGGTGCCGAACAACGCGAACGTGCGCTTCCACAGTCTGTGCACGGTGTCGCTGAACTACCAGGGCGTGATCACCCACGTCATCAACGACACCGGCGCGGTGACGCCGCCGGGGACTGTCCCGGTGAACGTGGTCAGCTACCCGTGA
- a CDS encoding low temperature requirement protein A, with the protein MSARPIDEPHRVSSQLELLFDLTFVIAVAAATAQLAHQIAEAHGLTSIVPFLQVFFAIWWAWMNFTWFASSYDTDDVPYRLLTMLQMAGVLVLAAGVPAAADHSDFRAVTFGYVIMRIALVAQWVRAGIEDPASRRTAFRYAAGIAIVQVGWVLRLVVLDTGLLPSSAQLPLFLVMAVLDLLVPRWAERTMPTNWHPHHIAERYGLFTIILLGESVLAAATGVQGALDANGISGSFVTIAISALVLLFALWWLYFLEPAGEGLSANRNWSYFWGYSHYGIFAALAALGAGLEVAVEQSGHHVEAGHLEVTYAVAIPVAVFLILLWAVHAPLVEEPVIPPAILLTCAAVILLLPLTVSWIGVTAVIAAIAATTVLLIATTVARGH; encoded by the coding sequence ATGAGCGCGCGGCCGATCGACGAACCGCACCGCGTCTCCAGTCAGCTCGAACTGCTGTTCGACCTGACCTTCGTGATCGCCGTCGCGGCCGCCACGGCCCAGCTCGCGCACCAGATCGCCGAGGCCCACGGGCTCACCTCGATCGTGCCGTTCCTGCAGGTGTTCTTCGCGATCTGGTGGGCCTGGATGAACTTCACCTGGTTCGCCTCGTCGTACGACACCGACGACGTCCCCTACCGGCTGCTCACGATGCTGCAGATGGCAGGCGTCCTCGTGCTGGCCGCCGGCGTACCGGCTGCGGCCGATCACTCCGACTTCCGCGCCGTCACGTTCGGCTACGTGATCATGCGGATCGCCCTGGTCGCGCAGTGGGTGCGGGCCGGCATCGAAGACCCGGCAAGTCGGCGTACGGCGTTCCGCTACGCCGCTGGAATCGCCATCGTCCAGGTGGGCTGGGTCCTCCGCCTCGTCGTCCTGGACACGGGCCTGCTGCCGTCATCGGCCCAGCTCCCGCTGTTCCTGGTGATGGCCGTCCTCGACCTGCTGGTACCACGCTGGGCCGAGCGGACCATGCCCACCAACTGGCACCCACACCACATCGCCGAGCGCTACGGCCTCTTCACGATCATCCTGCTCGGCGAGAGCGTGCTGGCCGCGGCGACCGGGGTCCAAGGCGCGCTGGATGCCAACGGGATCAGCGGCTCCTTCGTCACCATCGCGATCTCGGCCCTGGTCCTGCTGTTCGCGCTCTGGTGGCTCTACTTCCTCGAACCGGCGGGTGAAGGCCTCAGCGCCAACCGCAACTGGTCCTACTTCTGGGGCTACAGCCACTACGGCATCTTCGCCGCCCTGGCCGCCCTCGGCGCCGGCCTCGAGGTCGCCGTCGAGCAATCCGGTCACCACGTCGAGGCAGGACACCTCGAAGTCACGTACGCCGTCGCCATCCCGGTCGCGGTGTTCCTCATCCTCCTCTGGGCGGTCCACGCACCGCTCGTCGAGGAGCCCGTCATCCCACCCGCCATCCTGCTGACCTGCGCGGCCGTCATCCTCCTGCTCCCCCTGACCGTCAGTTGGATCGGGGTCACGGCGGTCATCGCCGCCATCGCGGCCACCACGGTCCTCCTGATCGCCACCACCGTCGCCCGCGGGCACTAG